A single region of the Nicotiana sylvestris chromosome 6, ASM39365v2, whole genome shotgun sequence genome encodes:
- the LOC104217885 gene encoding protein SMALL AUXIN UP-REGULATED RNA 9-like codes for MDEHGGGTKVTGIRQIVRLKQLLHKWQNVTLSPKGKNHQKLDRVKSSNRKDDSYGGISPSISKRLRSSSIYWGDSDEDNCQSPEPPHGVPRGYLAVYVGPELRRFIIPTSYLSDPLFKVLLEKVEEEFGFDHSGGLTIPCEIETFKFLLQCMENHQRFHPTDHHNDSGLMA; via the exons ATGGATGAACATGGAGGAGGAACCAAAGTGACAGGAATTAGACAAATTGTGAGACTTAAACAATTGTTACATAAATGGCAAAATGTCACACTTAGCCCTAAGGGGAAAAACCACCAAAAACTCGATCGTGTAAAATCCTCGAATCGAAAAGATGATTCCTATGGAGGCATATCACCATCTATAAGCAAGAGATTACGGAGCTCCAgcatatattggggagactcggACGAGGATAATTGCCAGAGTCCCGAACCACCTCATGGTGTACCAAGAGGATATTTAGCAGTTTATGTTGGACCAGAACTTAGGAGATTTATAATTCCTACAAGTTATCTTAGTGACCCTTTATTTAAAGTGTTGTTGGAAAAAGTTGAGGAAGAATTTGGGTTTGATCATAGTGGTGGACTTACTATCCCTTGTGAGATTGAGACTTTCAAGTTTCTTTTGCAATGTATGGAGAACCATCAGAGATTTCACCCTACTGATCATCACAATGATTCTG GGCTCATGGCCTGA